A genomic segment from Torulaspora globosa chromosome 3, complete sequence encodes:
- the SEC18 gene encoding AAA family ATPase SEC18 (ancestral locus Anc_3.304), translating to MEKFKLPSFGRATANHVPPDMSNVDSKARHLYVANCPNNSYALANVAAVSPADFPDNIYILVDNLFVFTTRHSNELAAGTIGFNGNQRTWGGWSLNQEVQARAFDLFRYSGKHSYLGSIDIDISFRSRGKAVNTAFDQDELALHFSKCFESQIFSPTQYLIFEFKGHIFDLKIRNLQTIDLGEVEPVAPVSSGIEAKGILTKQTQINFFKGRDGLVNLKANNSLRPRSDAVIRADFKFEDLGVGGLDREFTKIFRRAFASRIFPPSVIEKLGISHVKGLLLYGPPGTGKTLIARKIGTMLNAKEPKIVNGPEILSKYVGSSEENIRNLFKDAEAEYRAKGEESSLHIIIFDELDSVFKQRGSRGDGTGVGDNVVNQLLAKMDGVDQLNNILVIGMTNRKDLIDNALLRPGRFEVQVEIHLPDEKGRLQIFEIQTRTMRENKMMDKDVNLAELAALTKNFSGAEIEGLVKSASSFAINKTVSIGKGATKLNPKDIAKLRVTREDFLNALEEVTPAFGISEEDLKTCVEGGMIRYSDRVDSILKNGGRYVRQVRESEKSRLVSLLLHGPAGSGKTALAAAIALKSEFPFIRLISPTELSGMSEGAKITYIDNTFRDAYKSPLNILVIDSLETLVDWVPIGPRFSNNILQVLKVALKRKPPQDRRLLLMTTTSAYSVLQQMDILSCFDSEIAVPNMTTMDEFNNVMIDSNFLSDEERVSVINQLSQLCPKLNIGIKKALTNIETARHDDDPVSEIIELMAQSS from the coding sequence ATGGAGAAGTTTAAGTTACCTTCATTCGGCAGGGCTACGGCGAATCATGTTCCCCCAGATATGAGTAACGTGGATTCAAAAGCTCGACATTTATACGTTGCAAATTGTCCGAACAACTCATATGCGTTGGCAAACGTTGCAGCAGTCTCTCCAGCTGACTTTCCCGATAATATATACATATTGGTGGACAATTTGTTCGTGTTCACTACCAGGCATTCAAATGAACTCGCCGCAGGCACAATCGGTTTTAATGGTAACCAGCGGACTTGGGGAGGATGGTCGTTGAATCAAGAGGTTCAAGCAAGAGcgtttgatcttttcaggTATTCTGGAAAGCATTCTTATCTCGGCTCTATTGACATCGACATTTCCTTTAGATCGAGGGGCAAGGCGGTAAATACCGCCTTCGACCAGGACGAACTGGCACTGCACTTCTCTAAGTGCTTTGAATCTCAGATTTTTTCTCCTACCCAGtatttgatctttgaaTTCAAGGGTCATATATTCGATTTGAAGATAAGAAATCTGCAGACAATTGACCTAGGAGAGGTTGAACCTGTGGCCCCGGTGTCGTCTGGGATCGAGGCCAAGGGCATACTGACCAAGCAAACGCAGATCAACTTTTTTAAAGGAAGGGATGGTCTTGTCAACCTGAAGGCTAACAATTCCTTGAGGCCTAGGTCCGACGCTGTGATTAGGGCTGATTTTAAGTTTGAAGACCTTGGAGTCGGAGGGCTTGACAGGGAGTTTACCAAGATTTTCAGAAGAGCTTTCGCCAGTAGGATTTTCCCCCCATCGgtcatcgaaaagctgGGTATCTCGCACGTTAAAGGCCTTCTCTTGTATGGACCTCCAGGTACGGGTAAGACGCTGATCGCTAGAAAGATAGGGACTATGCTGAATGCGAAAGAACCCAAAATAGTCAACGGTCCCGAAATCCTGAGTAAATACGTTGGGTCCTCTGAGGAAAACATTCGTAATCTGTTCAAAGATGCAGAAGCTGAATACAGGGCAAAAGGTGAAGAATCATCCTTAcatatcatcatcttcgatgagctggattCGGTTTTTAAGCAGAGAGGCTCTCGTGGTGATGGTACGGGTGTTGGTGACAATGTCGTCAATCAGCTCCTAGCCAAAATGGATGGTGTCGATCAGTTGAACAACATTTTAGTCATCGGTATGACAAATAGAAAAGATTTGATTGACAATGCGCTACTACGGCCTGGCAGATTTGAAGTGCAAGTAGAAATTCATTTACCTGACGAAAAAGGTAGACTTcagatcttcgagattCAGACCAGAACGATGCGTGAGAACAAAATGATGGACAAAGACGTTAATCTGGCAGAGTTGGCCGCATTAACTAAGAATTTCTCTGGTGCCGAAATCGAGGGTTTAGTTAAGAGTGCCAGTTCCTTTGCTATCAACAAAACAGTCAGCATTGGCAAAGGAGCTACCAAGCTGAATCCCAAAGATATCGCCAAACTGCGGGTGACTCGTGAGGATTTCTTGAATGCACTCGAAGAAGTCACACCCGCCTTCGGTATTAGCGAGGAAGACCTCAAAACCTGTGTGGAAGGTGGAATGATAAGATATTCGGACCGAGTGGACTCTATCTTGAAGAACGGCGGTCGCTATGTTCGCCAAGTGCGCGAAAGCGAAAAGTCGAGACTTGTTTCATTGCTCCTTCACGGTCCTGCAGGCTCTGGTAAGACCGCTTTAGCCGCCGCCATAGCCTTGAAATCCGAATTTCCTTTCATCAGATTGATCTCTCCTACAGAGTTGTCCGGCATGTCTGAGGGTGCTAAAATCACCTACATCGATAACACTTTCAGAGATGCTTACAAGTCCCCGCTAAATATTCTGGTTATCGATTCTCTGGAGACATTAGTGGATTGGGTCCCCATTGGCCCAAGGTTTTCAAACAACATCCTGCAAGTTTTGAAGGTTGCCCTAAAACGCAAGCCGCCTCAAGACCGTCGCCTGCTACTCATGACCACAACTTCTGCCTATTCCGTATTACAGCAAATGGACATCTTAAGCTGCTTTGACAGTGAGATTGCCGTTCCTAACATGACGACCATGGATGAGTTTAATAACGTCATGATCGActcaaacttcttgagcGATGAGGAAAGAGTTAGCGTGATAAATCAGCTGTCGCAGCTTTGTCCGAAACTCAACATAGGCATCAAGAAGGCCTTGACAAACATCGAGACCGCTAGACATGATGATGATCCGGTCAGCGAGATTATCGAGCTGATGGCTCAATCTTCATAG
- the NKP2 gene encoding Nkp2p (ancestral locus Anc_4.132) gives MSSREVLSQYLLGNQLTSQITLEEFQKIASKSLGYETSAVVSKEKMEEWYEAYQERDRIERESIKSRVDQFLKRIERDELCKLETSQLKESFTLEELVDNLYTVDQVLDSKLEALNSSFEATADVFGQFSDILAKANQRNREWDEDLVDRLAEYRKMLQTETNLE, from the coding sequence ATGAGCTCCAGAGAAGTTCTCAGCCAGTATCTACTTGGCAATCAGTTGACCAGTCAAATAACTTTGGAGGAATTCCAGAAGATTGCGAGCAAGAGTCTTGGGTATGAGACAAGCGCAGTAGTgtcaaaggaaaagatggaaGAGTGGTATGAGGCCTATCAAGAACGAGACCGAATAGAGCGGGAGTCGATTAAATCTCGAGTTGATcagtttttgaaaagaattgAACGCGATGAATTGTGCAAACTGGAAACGTCGCAATTAAAGGAATCATTTACTCTAGAAGAGCTTGTGGATAATCTGTATACTGTGGATCAAGTTCTAGATTCGAAACTAGAGGCATTGAATAGCAGTTTTGAAGCGACTGCGGATGTATTTGGCCAATTTAGCGATATTCTGGCAAAGGCGAACCAGCGGAACAGAGAATGGGACGAAGATCTTGTGGACAGACTAGCTGAGTACAGAAAGATGCTACAGACGGAAACTAACCTCGAATAA
- the TAD3 gene encoding Tad3p (ancestral locus Anc_4.133) has translation MVKKALNPLKIDYEKCIIEDRLLQIRSKQNWNEPDLARVWTIEIEARSSKPIIDFIRRRLQPDDPLTFTHIKRIRKKAGDPKKLVIIICSYDLFNSRSLVYSVLAESNVLFENLSDENEVPRQGAPTKELMLEWSRKYWPLTWCGNPNDQILNDYTFDMSHINKMLGSISDLAQLEADKGNKVPIVTAFVNPQEKDNPIYAIDRRTENKCTSLDHSIMTGIKLVAEKEKMSDAPSGTGAYLCLNYDVYTTHEPCSMCSMALIHSRIKRCIFLQPMQVTGCLKSSSGDAYSMHDNHLLNSKYEVFQWLGDEYKSPGVDAETCC, from the exons ATGGTGAAAAAGGCCTTGAATCCACTGAAAATCGATTATGAAAAGTGCATAATCGAAGACCGTCTGCTTCAGATCAGAAGTAAGCAGAATTGGAATGAACCTGATCTTG CTCGCGTATGGACAATTGAGATTGAGGCCAGAAGCTCCAAGCCGATCATAGA CTTCATTCGCCGGAGGCTTCAGCCAGATGATCCTCTCACATTCACGCATATCAAAAGAATCAGGAAAAAAGCCGGGGACCCGAAAAAGCTTGTAATCATTATTTGTTCTTATGACTTGTTCAACAGCAGATCGTTAGTGTACTCTGTGCTGGCCGAAAGTAACGTATTGTTTGAGAATTTGAGCGACGAAAACGAGGTACCTCGTCAAGGAGCTCCAACAAAGGAATTGATGCTTGAATGGTCTCGGAAATATTGGCCGCTGACGTGGTGTGGAAATCCCAACGATCAAATTCTCAACGATTACACGTTCGATATGAGCCACATCAACAAAATGCTTGGTAGTATATCAGATTTGGCGCAACTGGAGGCCGATAAGGGCAATAAGGTTCCCATTGTAACTGCATTTGTCAATCCCCAGGAGAAAGATAACCCAATTTATGCGATCGATCGACGAACGGAAAACAAATGCACATCTTTGGACCACAGCATTATGACAGGAATTAAACTGGTtgcagagaaggaaaaaatgTCAGATGCGCCGAGTGGAACTGGAGCATACCTTTGTCTCAATTATGATGTCTACACAACTCACGAACCATGTTCCATGTGCTCGATGGCACTAATTCACTCAAGGATTAAACGGTGCATATTCCTGCAGCCCATGCAGGTCACCGGCTGCTTGAAAAGCAGTAGCGGCGATGCTTATAGCATGCATGACAACCATCTGCTGAACTCTAAGTACGAAGTTTTCCAGTGGCTGGGCGACGAATACAAAAGCCCGGGGGTCGATGCAGAAACCTGCTGTTAA